From a single Kitasatospora azatica KCTC 9699 genomic region:
- a CDS encoding FadR/GntR family transcriptional regulator codes for MLFTRILKPRAPIADKGRVSTLAHPAMTVARTAEAPAPGAAELDRFSYADRPTPPIPRWEGAESDLARVGRKTTSSRGRGLHGQLVQQLGQMIVSGDLGADRPLVPEEIGQRFEVSRTVVRESLRVLEAKGLVSARPNVGTRVRPVGDWNLLDPDIIEWRAFGPQREEQRRELFEMRWAIEPLAARLAAGHGREDIQQRLAEMTEIMSHAAAQGDLITFSRADAELHALVLQMAGNRMLEHLSGIVGGALQVSGGPATACERPSDSSVSVHSRLVDAIGAGDGTAAEVAMRTLLTAHPDVEHSVPAPREH; via the coding sequence GTGCTTTTCACGAGAATCCTCAAGCCGCGCGCGCCGATCGCCGACAAAGGACGTGTGAGTACCCTTGCGCACCCCGCCATGACCGTCGCCCGCACCGCCGAGGCCCCCGCTCCCGGCGCTGCCGAGCTCGACCGTTTCTCCTACGCCGATCGGCCGACTCCACCCATCCCCCGATGGGAGGGGGCGGAGAGTGATCTCGCCCGGGTCGGCCGCAAGACCACCAGCAGCCGGGGCCGTGGACTGCACGGACAGCTGGTACAGCAGCTCGGCCAGATGATCGTCTCCGGTGACCTGGGCGCGGACCGCCCGCTGGTCCCGGAGGAGATCGGCCAGCGCTTCGAGGTCTCCCGCACCGTGGTGCGCGAGTCACTGCGGGTGCTGGAGGCCAAGGGCCTGGTCAGCGCCCGCCCGAACGTCGGCACCCGGGTCCGCCCGGTGGGGGACTGGAACCTGCTGGACCCCGACATCATCGAGTGGCGCGCCTTCGGCCCGCAGCGTGAGGAGCAGCGCCGTGAGCTGTTCGAGATGCGCTGGGCGATCGAGCCGCTGGCCGCCCGGCTGGCCGCCGGCCACGGGCGCGAGGACATCCAGCAGCGCCTGGCCGAGATGACCGAGATCATGAGCCACGCCGCGGCGCAGGGCGACCTGATCACCTTCTCGCGGGCCGACGCCGAGCTGCACGCGCTGGTCCTGCAGATGGCCGGCAACCGGATGCTGGAGCACCTGTCCGGCATCGTGGGCGGCGCGCTGCAGGTCAGCGGCGGTCCGGCGACCGCCTGCGAGCGGCCCTCGGACAGCTCGGTGAGCGTGCACAGCCGGCTGGTCGACGCGATCGGAGCCGGCGATGGCACCGCCGCCGAGGTGGCCATGCGTACGCTGCTCACCGCGCACCCGGACGTCGAACACTCAGTGCCCGCCCCCCGCGAGCACTGA
- a CDS encoding RNA polymerase sigma factor encodes MSASTSRSLPPEIAESAALLALIERGKAQGQIAGDDVRQAFEADQIPVTKWKNVMRSLNQVLIEEGVDLMVSAAEPSAAKRKSVAAKSPTKRTATKAVTTRTPAAPTKPPVRIAPAATVAPAAVASVTSVTSVTVEASLDEPVDIESTSAVAKKAAAPAKKAVAKKAAAPAKKTAAKKTAAGKSEKGDEELLGEEELLEDVALPGAKTETEGEPEEESEGFVLSDDDEDDAPAQQVAVAGATADPVKDYLKQIGKVPLLNAEQEVELAKRIEAGLFAEDKLSQADKLAPKLKRELEIIAEDGRRAKNHLLEANLRLVVSLAKRYTGRGMLFLDLIQEGNLGLIRAVEKFDYTKGYKFSTYATWWIRQAITRAMADQARTIRIPVHMVEVINKLARVQRQMLQDLGREPTPEELAKELDMTPEKVIEVQKYGREPISLHTPLGEDGDSEFGDLIEDSEAVVPADAVSFTLLQEQLHSVLDTLSEREAGVVSMRFGLTDGQPKTLDEIGKVYGVTRERIRQIESKTMSKLRHPSRSQVLRDYLD; translated from the coding sequence GTGTCGGCCAGCACATCCCGTTCGCTCCCCCCCGAGATCGCAGAGTCCGCGGCCCTGCTGGCGCTCATCGAGCGGGGCAAGGCCCAGGGGCAGATCGCCGGTGACGACGTGCGTCAGGCATTCGAGGCGGACCAGATCCCGGTCACCAAGTGGAAGAACGTCATGCGCAGCCTCAACCAGGTGCTGATTGAGGAAGGGGTGGACCTGATGGTCAGCGCGGCCGAGCCGTCCGCCGCCAAGCGCAAGAGCGTCGCTGCCAAGAGCCCCACCAAGCGCACCGCCACCAAGGCGGTCACCACGCGAACCCCGGCCGCCCCCACCAAGCCGCCGGTGCGGATCGCGCCCGCCGCGACTGTCGCGCCGGCCGCAGTGGCCTCGGTCACCTCTGTCACATCGGTCACCGTGGAGGCCTCGCTGGACGAGCCGGTGGACATCGAGTCGACGTCGGCCGTGGCCAAGAAGGCCGCCGCCCCCGCCAAGAAGGCCGTGGCCAAGAAGGCCGCCGCCCCCGCCAAGAAGACCGCAGCGAAGAAGACCGCGGCCGGTAAGTCGGAGAAGGGCGACGAGGAGCTGCTCGGCGAGGAGGAGCTGCTCGAGGACGTTGCCCTGCCGGGTGCCAAGACTGAGACCGAGGGCGAGCCCGAGGAGGAGTCGGAGGGCTTCGTCCTCTCCGACGACGACGAGGACGACGCGCCGGCCCAGCAGGTCGCCGTGGCCGGTGCCACCGCCGACCCGGTCAAGGACTACCTGAAGCAGATCGGCAAGGTTCCGCTGCTCAACGCCGAGCAGGAGGTCGAGCTCGCCAAGCGGATCGAGGCCGGCCTGTTCGCCGAGGACAAGCTGAGCCAGGCCGACAAGCTCGCCCCCAAGCTCAAGCGCGAGCTGGAGATCATCGCCGAGGACGGCCGCCGGGCCAAGAACCACCTACTGGAGGCCAACCTCCGCCTGGTGGTCTCGCTGGCGAAGCGTTACACCGGTCGCGGCATGCTCTTCCTGGACCTGATCCAGGAGGGCAACCTGGGCCTGATCCGTGCGGTCGAGAAGTTCGACTACACCAAGGGCTACAAGTTCTCCACCTACGCGACCTGGTGGATCCGTCAGGCGATCACCCGCGCGATGGCCGACCAGGCCCGCACCATCCGTATCCCGGTGCACATGGTCGAGGTCATCAACAAGCTCGCCCGCGTCCAGCGCCAGATGCTCCAGGACCTGGGCCGCGAGCCCACCCCGGAGGAGCTGGCCAAGGAGCTCGACATGACCCCTGAGAAGGTCATCGAGGTCCAGAAGTACGGCCGCGAGCCGATCTCGCTGCACACTCCGCTTGGCGAGGACGGCGACAGCGAGTTCGGTGACCTGATCGAGGACTCCGAGGCGGTCGTCCCGGCCGACGCGGTCTCCTTCACCCTGCTCCAGGAGCAGCTGCACTCGGTGCTCGACACCCTCAGCGAGCGCGAGGCCGGCGTGGTCTCGATGCGCTTCGGCCTGACGGACGGTCAGCCGAAGACGCTCGACGAGATCGGCAAGGTGTACGGGGTCACCCGTGAGCGCATCCGCCAGATCGAGTCGAAGACCATGTCCAAGCTGCGTCACCCGTCGCGTTCCCAGGTGCTGCGCGACTACCTGGACTGA